The following proteins come from a genomic window of Citrobacter europaeus:
- a CDS encoding helix-turn-helix transcriptional regulator — MTATTLSQQLRDGNLFAEQCPSREVLKHVTSRWGVLILVALRDGTHRFSDLRRKMGGVSEKMLAQSLQALEQDGFINRVSYPVVPPHVEYSLTPLGEQVSDKVAALADWIELNLPQVLAQRDERAA; from the coding sequence ATGACAGCTACGACGCTTTCCCAGCAATTACGCGATGGCAACCTGTTTGCCGAACAGTGTCCCTCCCGCGAGGTGTTAAAACACGTCACCAGCCGCTGGGGCGTGTTGATCCTGGTGGCGCTGCGCGACGGTACGCACCGTTTCAGCGATTTGCGCCGTAAGATGGGCGGCGTCAGTGAAAAAATGTTGGCGCAATCCCTGCAGGCGTTAGAGCAGGACGGGTTTATCAATCGGGTGTCATATCCGGTGGTGCCGCCGCACGTGGAGTATAGCCTGACGCCGTTGGGTGAGCAGGTGAGCGATAAAGTCGCCGCGCTGGCGGACTGGATAGAACTGAATTTGCCGCAGGTTTTGGCGCAGAGGGACGAGCGGGCTGCGTAG
- the cysQ gene encoding 3'(2'),5'-bisphosphate nucleotidase CysQ — protein sequence MLEHVCQLARNAGDAIMQVYDGIKPMEITSKQDDSPVTAADIAAHTVILEGLLALTPDIPVLSEEAPPGWDVRQHWQRYWLVDPLDGTKEFIKRNGEFTVNIALIEKGKPVLGVVYAPVMKVMYSAAEGKAWKEECGVRKQIQVRDARPPLVVISRSHADNELKEYLQQLGDHQTTSIGSSLKFCLVAEGHAQLYPRFGPTNVWDTAAGHAVAAAAGAHVHDWQGKTLDYTPRESFLNPGFRVSIY from the coding sequence ATGCTAGAACATGTATGCCAGCTTGCACGGAACGCGGGCGATGCCATTATGCAGGTCTACGATGGAATCAAACCGATGGAGATTACCAGCAAGCAGGACGATTCTCCGGTCACGGCGGCGGATATCGCCGCGCATACGGTGATCCTCGAAGGATTACTGGCGCTGACGCCGGATATTCCAGTCCTGTCTGAAGAAGCGCCTCCTGGCTGGGATGTTCGCCAGCACTGGCAGCGCTACTGGCTGGTAGACCCGCTGGACGGTACCAAAGAGTTCATTAAGCGTAACGGTGAATTCACCGTCAATATTGCGCTGATCGAGAAGGGAAAACCGGTACTGGGCGTGGTTTACGCGCCGGTAATGAAAGTGATGTACAGCGCGGCTGAAGGTAAAGCGTGGAAAGAAGAGTGCGGCGTGCGCAAACAAATCCAGGTTCGTGACGCGCGTCCGCCGCTGGTGGTGATTAGCCGCTCACATGCCGACAATGAGTTAAAAGAGTATCTGCAGCAGTTGGGCGATCACCAGACCACCTCGATTGGCTCATCGCTGAAGTTCTGCCTGGTGGCGGAAGGGCACGCGCAACTGTATCCGCGTTTTGGGCCAACTAACGTCTGGGATACTGCCGCGGGCCACGCCGTTGCCGCCGCAGCCGGAGCGCACGTTCACGACTGGCAGGGGAAAACGCTGGATTACACCCCACGTGAATCGTTCCTCAACCCCGGCTTCCGCGTCTCTATTTATTGA
- a CDS encoding AraC family transcriptional regulator: MQGVPEQFIDEKDSARFRHLAQVPGVELYHAHISRYAFEPHTHEAFGIGAIETGAERFRYRGTQYVAPAHSVVTMNPDELHTGEAETADGWRYRMIYLEPDLLEEVTGIRHWWFHDVTRHDPLRSRQLCSLIHGLWNTEDPLEQKGLLLDLIDTFQPLARHAPVLPEGAHRFERVREYLHDNYMHPVTLDELARVASLSPWHFQRQFKSHFHVTPHQMLMAIRLWRAKGFLTHGMPAAEVAAETGLTDQSHLTRAFTHRYGITPVRYQKQVVRR; this comes from the coding sequence GTGCAAGGTGTACCTGAGCAGTTTATTGATGAGAAAGACAGCGCCCGCTTTCGCCATCTGGCGCAGGTGCCGGGCGTTGAGCTGTATCATGCGCACATCTCGCGTTACGCCTTTGAGCCGCACACTCATGAAGCGTTTGGCATTGGCGCGATAGAAACCGGCGCCGAACGTTTTCGCTATCGCGGCACGCAGTACGTGGCCCCCGCCCATTCCGTCGTCACCATGAATCCCGATGAGCTGCATACCGGCGAAGCTGAAACTGCCGACGGCTGGCGCTATCGAATGATTTATCTTGAACCCGATCTTCTGGAAGAGGTCACCGGGATCCGCCACTGGTGGTTTCATGACGTCACGCGTCACGATCCGCTGCGCTCGCGCCAGCTCTGCTCGCTGATCCACGGTCTGTGGAACACTGAGGATCCGCTGGAGCAAAAAGGACTCCTGCTCGATCTGATCGACACGTTCCAGCCGCTGGCCCGTCATGCGCCGGTATTGCCGGAGGGCGCGCATCGCTTTGAACGGGTGCGCGAGTATCTGCATGATAATTATATGCATCCTGTCACGCTCGATGAACTGGCCCGGGTTGCATCGCTGAGTCCCTGGCATTTTCAGCGTCAGTTTAAGTCTCATTTCCACGTCACGCCGCACCAGATGCTGATGGCGATCCGCCTGTGGCGAGCCAAAGGTTTTCTCACTCACGGAATGCCCGCCGCAGAGGTCGCCGCCGAAACCGGCCTCACCGACCAGTCGCATCTCACCCGCGCGTTTACCCATCGCTACGGCATTACGCCAGTGCGTTATCAGAAACAAGTCGTCCGGCGTTGA
- a CDS encoding SDR family oxidoreductase, whose product MIAITGTTGQLGQHVIESLLKTVPASQIVAIVRNPAKATTLSQQGITVRQADYSDEAALTTALQGIDKLLLISSSEVGQRAPQHRNVINAAQAAHVKFIAYTSLLHADTSPLGLADEHVATEKMLAESGIAYALLRNGWYTENYLASAPAALEHGVFIGAAGEGTIASATRADYAAAAARVISEDGHAGKIYELAGDTGWTLSQLAAELATQSGKKVVYQNLSEADFAAALKGVGLPAGLADMLADSDTGASKGGLFDDSHTLSKLIGRPTTSLADSVKGIV is encoded by the coding sequence ATGATCGCGATTACCGGCACCACCGGCCAACTGGGCCAACACGTTATTGAATCTCTGCTGAAAACCGTTCCTGCCAGCCAGATTGTGGCTATTGTGCGTAATCCCGCGAAAGCGACGACGCTTAGCCAGCAGGGCATTACCGTTCGTCAGGCGGATTACAGCGATGAAGCCGCCTTGACGACTGCCTTACAGGGTATCGACAAGCTACTGCTGATCTCCTCCAGCGAAGTGGGACAACGCGCCCCGCAGCATCGCAATGTGATTAACGCGGCACAGGCGGCCCACGTGAAATTTATCGCCTACACCAGCCTGCTGCACGCCGACACCTCCCCGCTGGGGCTGGCTGATGAGCATGTCGCAACCGAGAAGATGCTGGCTGAATCCGGTATCGCGTACGCGCTGCTGCGTAACGGCTGGTACACAGAGAACTATCTCGCCAGCGCACCGGCTGCACTGGAACATGGCGTGTTTATCGGGGCTGCTGGTGAAGGCACAATCGCCTCAGCGACCCGCGCCGACTATGCCGCTGCCGCCGCGCGCGTCATCAGTGAAGACGGTCATGCCGGTAAAATCTATGAGCTTGCGGGCGACACAGGCTGGACTCTGAGCCAGTTGGCTGCCGAACTGGCAACACAGAGCGGTAAAAAAGTGGTGTATCAGAACCTGAGCGAAGCTGATTTTGCCGCCGCGCTAAAAGGGGTGGGCCTGCCTGCCGGACTGGCGGACATGCTGGCTGACTCAGACACTGGCGCCTCCAAAGGCGGCCTGTTCGACGACAGCCATACGCTGAGCAAACTGATTGGTCGCCCGACCACCTCGTTGGCTGACAGCGTCAAAGGCATCGTGTAA
- the cpdB gene encoding 2',3'-cyclic-nucleotide 2'-phosphodiesterase yields the protein MIKFSATLLATLIAASVNAATVDLRIMETTDLHSNMMDFDYYKDTPTEKFGLVRTASLINAARGEVKNSVLVDNGDLIQGSPLGDYMAAKGLKAGETHPVYKALNTLDYAVGNLGNHEFNYGLEYLHNALAGAKFPYVNANIIDVKTKKPLFTPYLIKDTEVVDQQGNKQTLKIGYIGFVPPQIMTWDKANLSGKVTVNDITETARKYVPEMREKGADVVVVVAHSGLSADPYQTMAENSVYYLSEIPGVDAIMFGHAHAVFPGKDFANIKGADIAKGTLNGVPAVMPGMWGDHLGVVDLVLNNDSGKWQVTQAKAEARPIYDAAGKKSLAAEDKKIVEILKADHDATREFVSKPIGKSADNMYSYLALVQDDPTVQVVNNAQKAYVEHFIQGDPDLAKLPVLSAAAPFKVGGRKNDPASFVEVEKGQLTFRNAADLYLYPNTLVVVKASGKEVKEWLECSAGQFNQIDIHSSKPQSLINWDGFRTYNFDVIDGVNYQIDVSQPARYDGECQTINPKAERIKNLTFNGKPVDPNATFLVATNNYRAYGGKFAGTGDSHIAFASPDENRSVLAAWIGAQTKRAGEIHPAADNNWRLAPIHSETPLDIRFETSPSEKAAVFIKEKGQYPLKKVATDDIGFAIYQLDLSK from the coding sequence ATGATTAAGTTTAGTGCAACGCTTCTGGCAACGCTGATTGCAGCCAGCGTCAATGCCGCGACCGTCGATCTGCGTATAATGGAAACCACTGATTTACATAGTAATATGATGGATTTCGATTATTACAAAGATACACCAACAGAAAAATTCGGTCTGGTACGTACGGCAAGTCTGATCAACGCTGCGCGAGGTGAAGTCAAAAACAGCGTGCTGGTTGATAATGGCGATCTGATTCAGGGCAGCCCGCTCGGGGATTACATGGCGGCCAAAGGGCTGAAAGCGGGCGAAACTCACCCGGTATATAAGGCGCTGAATACCCTGGATTACGCGGTGGGTAACCTCGGCAACCATGAATTCAACTATGGTCTGGAGTATCTGCACAACGCGCTGGCCGGGGCGAAATTCCCTTACGTTAACGCCAATATCATCGACGTTAAGACCAAAAAGCCGCTGTTTACGCCTTATTTGATCAAAGATACAGAGGTGGTCGACCAGCAAGGGAACAAGCAGACGCTGAAGATTGGCTATATCGGCTTTGTGCCACCACAGATTATGACCTGGGATAAAGCCAACCTCAGCGGCAAAGTAACGGTGAACGACATCACCGAAACCGCGCGTAAGTATGTCCCGGAAATGCGGGAAAAAGGCGCCGATGTCGTGGTGGTGGTTGCTCACTCCGGGCTTTCTGCCGACCCGTATCAAACGATGGCGGAAAACTCCGTTTACTACCTCAGCGAAATACCGGGCGTGGATGCCATTATGTTTGGTCACGCTCACGCCGTCTTCCCGGGTAAAGATTTTGCCAATATTAAAGGCGCAGATATCGCAAAAGGTACGCTGAATGGGGTTCCTGCGGTGATGCCGGGTATGTGGGGCGATCACCTGGGCGTGGTGGATCTTGTGTTGAATAATGACAGCGGTAAATGGCAGGTCACCCAGGCAAAAGCCGAGGCGCGCCCAATTTATGACGCCGCGGGCAAAAAATCACTGGCAGCAGAAGACAAAAAAATCGTTGAGATCCTGAAAGCCGATCACGACGCCACGCGTGAGTTTGTCAGCAAACCGATCGGTAAATCCGCCGACAACATGTACAGCTACCTGGCACTGGTTCAGGATGACCCGACCGTACAGGTGGTGAACAACGCCCAGAAAGCCTATGTGGAACACTTTATCCAGGGCGATCCGGACCTGGCAAAACTGCCGGTACTTTCCGCCGCCGCGCCGTTTAAGGTTGGTGGACGTAAAAACGATCCAGCAAGCTTCGTAGAAGTCGAAAAAGGTCAGTTAACCTTCCGGAACGCCGCTGATTTGTATCTCTACCCCAACACTCTGGTGGTGGTGAAAGCCAGCGGTAAAGAGGTGAAGGAGTGGCTGGAATGTTCCGCCGGACAGTTCAATCAGATTGACATCCACAGCAGCAAACCACAGTCGTTGATCAACTGGGATGGTTTCCGTACCTATAACTTCGACGTGATTGACGGCGTGAATTATCAGATTGATGTTTCACAACCCGCCCGCTACGACGGGGAATGTCAGACCATTAACCCGAAAGCGGAGCGTATTAAAAATCTGACCTTTAACGGCAAGCCTGTCGATCCGAATGCTACCTTCCTCGTCGCGACCAACAACTACCGCGCCTACGGCGGTAAATTTGCCGGAACCGGCGACAGCCACATCGCGTTTGCATCTCCCGATGAAAACCGCTCGGTGCTGGCGGCCTGGATTGGTGCGCAGACGAAGCGTGCCGGTGAAATTCACCCGGCGGCAGATAACAACTGGCGTCTGGCGCCGATTCACAGCGAGACACCTCTGGATATTCGCTTTGAAACCTCACCGTCTGAAAAAGCCGCTGTATTTATCAAAGAGAAAGGCCAGTATCCGCTGAAGAAAGTCGCGACCGATGACATTGGTTTTGCCATTTATCAGTTGGATTTGAGTAAGTAA
- a CDS encoding DMT family transporter yields the protein MISGVLYALLAGLMWGLIFVGPLIVPEYPAVLQSMGRYLALGLIALPIAWLGRVRLRQLARKDWITALALTMMGNLIYYVCLASAIQRTGAPVSTMIIGTLPVVIPVFANLLYSQRDGKLSWWRLAPALVLIGIGLLCVNISELNQGLPNFSGWRYGSGIVLALISVVCWAWYALRNARWLRENPDKHPMMWATAQALVTLPVSLLGYIAACLWLNGQTPDFALPFGPRPGVFIGLMIAIAVLCSWVGALCWNIASQKLPTVILGPLIVFETLAGLLYTFILRQEFPPLLTVSGIALLVIGVVIAVRSKPQKPAVVPVSGDA from the coding sequence ATGATTAGCGGCGTGTTATATGCCCTGCTGGCCGGGCTGATGTGGGGATTAATTTTTGTTGGACCGCTGATCGTACCGGAATACCCGGCGGTATTGCAGTCGATGGGGCGCTATCTGGCGCTGGGGCTGATAGCGTTGCCGATTGCCTGGCTGGGACGTGTGCGTCTGCGCCAGTTGGCGCGTAAAGACTGGATAACGGCGCTGGCGCTAACGATGATGGGTAATCTGATTTATTACGTCTGCCTGGCAAGCGCTATTCAGCGCACCGGCGCGCCGGTTTCAACGATGATTATCGGTACATTGCCGGTGGTGATCCCGGTTTTCGCCAACCTGCTCTACAGCCAGCGTGACGGCAAATTATCATGGTGGCGTCTGGCGCCTGCGCTGGTGTTGATTGGCATAGGTCTGCTGTGCGTGAATATCTCGGAGCTGAATCAGGGGTTACCTAACTTTAGCGGCTGGCGTTATGGCTCAGGTATCGTGCTGGCGCTTATTTCGGTGGTGTGCTGGGCGTGGTATGCGCTGCGTAACGCCCGCTGGTTGCGCGAGAATCCGGATAAGCACCCGATGATGTGGGCGACGGCCCAGGCGCTGGTGACGCTGCCTGTTTCTCTGCTCGGTTATATTGCCGCCTGCCTCTGGCTGAACGGGCAAACGCCGGACTTCGCTCTGCCCTTCGGCCCGCGCCCAGGTGTGTTTATCGGCCTGATGATAGCCATTGCGGTATTGTGCTCATGGGTTGGCGCACTGTGCTGGAACATCGCCAGCCAGAAGCTGCCGACGGTGATCCTCGGCCCGCTGATTGTCTTTGAAACACTGGCTGGCCTGCTGTATACCTTTATCCTGCGTCAGGAATTTCCGCCGTTGCTGACGGTAAGCGGCATTGCGCTGCTGGTAATAGGCGTGGTAATTGCTGTGCGGTCAAAACCGCAGAAACCGGCGGTAGTGCCGGTTTCAGGGGATGCCTGA
- a CDS encoding hemolysin family protein: MLNSILVILCLIAVSAFFSISEISLAASRKIKLKLLADEGNVNAQRVLKMQENPGMFFTVVQIGLNAVAILGGIVGDAAFSPAFYSLFSKYFAPELSEQLSFILSFSLVTGLFILFADLTPKRIGMIAPEAVALRIINPMRFCLLVFRPLVWFFNGLANNIFRLFKIPMVRKDDITSDDIYAVVEAGALAGVLRKQEHELIENVFELESRTVPSSMTSRENIIWFDLHEDEQSLKNKVAEHPHSKFLVCNEDIDHIIGYVDSKDLLNRVLANQSMALNSGVQIRNTLIVPDTLTLSEALESFKTAGEDFAVIMNEYALVVGIITLNDVMTTLMGDLVGQGLEEQIVARDENSWLVDGGTPIDDVMRVLDIDEFPQSGNYETIGGFMMFMLRKIPKRTDSVKYSGYKFEVVDIDNYKIDQLLVTRLDSKPTVLVPKLPDAKEEAKAS; encoded by the coding sequence ATGTTAAACAGTATTTTAGTCATTCTCTGCCTGATCGCCGTGAGTGCGTTTTTCTCGATATCCGAGATCTCGCTTGCTGCATCACGCAAAATAAAACTTAAACTGCTTGCCGATGAAGGCAACGTAAACGCACAACGAGTTTTGAAGATGCAGGAAAACCCCGGCATGTTTTTTACCGTCGTGCAAATCGGCCTTAACGCGGTCGCCATTCTCGGCGGTATCGTCGGTGATGCAGCATTCTCCCCGGCGTTTTACAGCCTTTTCTCGAAGTACTTCGCTCCAGAGCTCTCTGAACAGTTAAGCTTTATTTTGTCGTTCTCACTGGTTACTGGCCTGTTCATCCTGTTCGCGGATTTAACCCCGAAACGCATCGGTATGATTGCGCCAGAAGCTGTGGCTTTGCGTATCATCAACCCGATGCGCTTCTGCCTGCTGGTCTTCCGCCCGCTGGTGTGGTTCTTTAACGGTCTGGCAAACAACATTTTCCGTCTGTTTAAGATCCCAATGGTACGTAAAGACGACATCACCTCGGACGACATTTACGCCGTGGTCGAAGCCGGTGCGCTGGCGGGGGTTCTGCGTAAGCAGGAGCATGAGCTGATTGAAAATGTGTTCGAACTGGAATCGCGGACCGTACCGTCTTCAATGACCTCGCGCGAGAATATTATCTGGTTCGATCTCCACGAAGATGAGCAAAGCCTGAAGAATAAGGTGGCGGAACATCCCCACTCCAAGTTCCTGGTATGTAACGAAGATATCGACCACATCATTGGCTATGTCGATTCAAAGGATCTCCTCAACCGCGTACTGGCCAACCAAAGTATGGCGTTGAACAGCGGCGTACAGATCCGCAATACGCTGATCGTCCCGGACACGCTGACGCTCTCTGAAGCGCTGGAAAGCTTCAAAACCGCAGGCGAAGACTTTGCCGTCATCATGAACGAGTACGCGCTGGTGGTGGGGATTATCACGCTCAACGACGTTATGACGACGCTGATGGGCGATCTGGTAGGCCAGGGTCTGGAAGAGCAGATTGTGGCGCGCGATGAAAACTCATGGTTGGTCGACGGCGGTACACCGATTGATGACGTAATGCGCGTCCTGGATATCGACGAGTTCCCGCAGTCCGGCAACTATGAAACCATCGGCGGCTTTATGATGTTCATGCTGCGTAAAATCCCGAAACGCACCGACTCGGTGAAGTATTCAGGCTATAAATTTGAAGTAGTGGATATCGATAACTACAAGATCGATCAGCTGCTGGTGACGCGTCTGGACAGTAAACCTACCGTTCTGGTACCAAAGCTGCCAGATGCAAAAGAAGAGGCAAAGGCGTCGTAA
- a CDS encoding DUF1107 domain-containing protein — MKIFQRYNPLQVAKYVKILFRGRLYIKDVGAFEFDKGKILIPKVKDKLHFSVMSEVNRQVLRLQTEMA, encoded by the coding sequence ATGAAAATTTTCCAACGATACAACCCGCTGCAGGTGGCGAAGTACGTGAAGATCCTGTTTCGTGGACGGTTATATATCAAGGATGTAGGCGCTTTTGAATTTGATAAGGGTAAGATTCTTATCCCAAAAGTGAAGGACAAGCTGCATTTTTCTGTGATGTCCGAAGTTAACCGTCAGGTCTTGCGTCTGCAAACTGAGATGGCTTGA
- a CDS encoding methyl-accepting chemotaxis protein, translating into MFKRIKVITLLITVLLALGAMQLISAGVFIGALNNDKQNFNVSQLSSQNVAEFTDAWISLNQARVTLNRGMLRLQGTMASDINGGQLKELVNTANRLLAESKAHYDKYYALPETPGLDEHLADRLEEQYGIYSATLAKMNALLAEGKLEEMFKQNAEQKQTAMQEVYRQWRSAQTALATAGVQDNESDYQKIIWLLSAVMLIVVTVIIASWLAMQRVLLKPLHEVMGHIRHIAAGDLTHRINADGSNEMALLAGNVRDMQRALANTVSVVRDGADTIYTGAGEIAAGSNDLSSRTEQQAASLEETAASMEQLTATVKQNADNARQATSLAKNASQTAQKGGNVVDGVVRTMDEIATSSSKIAQITNVIDGIAFQTNILALNAAVEAARAGEQGRGFAVVAGEVRTLAQRSAQAAKEIKALIDDSGNRVNAGTALVHEAGETMAEIVSAVTRVTDIMGEIASASDEQSRGIDQVGQAVAEMDRVTQQNASLVEESASAAAALEEQAARLNQTVAVFKVSRRMAA; encoded by the coding sequence ATGTTTAAACGAATCAAAGTGATAACCTTACTTATCACCGTGTTACTCGCCCTGGGCGCAATGCAGCTCATCTCCGCGGGCGTCTTTATTGGCGCGCTCAATAACGATAAGCAAAACTTCAACGTTTCTCAGCTTTCCAGCCAGAACGTGGCCGAGTTTACCGATGCGTGGATTAGCCTGAACCAGGCTCGCGTCACGCTCAACCGTGGGATGCTGCGTTTACAGGGAACGATGGCCAGCGATATTAACGGCGGTCAGTTGAAGGAGTTGGTGAACACGGCAAATCGCCTGTTGGCCGAGTCGAAAGCGCATTACGATAAATACTACGCTCTGCCGGAAACGCCGGGGCTGGATGAGCATCTGGCCGATCGACTGGAAGAGCAATATGGCATCTATTCTGCGACGCTGGCAAAAATGAACGCGCTGCTGGCTGAAGGAAAGCTGGAAGAGATGTTCAAGCAGAATGCCGAGCAAAAGCAAACGGCCATGCAGGAAGTTTATCGGCAATGGCGTAGCGCGCAAACGGCGCTGGCCACTGCTGGAGTGCAGGACAATGAGAGTGATTACCAGAAGATAATCTGGCTGCTGTCTGCGGTGATGTTGATTGTCGTCACCGTGATTATCGCCAGTTGGCTGGCAATGCAACGAGTGCTGCTCAAGCCGCTGCATGAGGTGATGGGACATATTCGCCATATTGCCGCAGGTGATCTGACGCACCGCATCAACGCCGATGGCAGTAATGAAATGGCGCTGCTGGCAGGCAACGTCCGCGACATGCAGCGGGCGTTGGCGAACACGGTCAGCGTGGTGCGTGACGGGGCTGACACCATTTATACCGGCGCGGGTGAAATTGCTGCTGGCAGTAACGATCTCTCTTCACGTACCGAACAGCAGGCCGCCTCCCTGGAAGAGACCGCAGCCAGCATGGAACAACTCACCGCGACCGTGAAGCAGAACGCGGATAACGCGCGTCAGGCGACCAGTCTGGCAAAAAACGCTTCACAAACAGCGCAAAAAGGCGGAAACGTGGTCGATGGCGTGGTACGTACGATGGATGAAATCGCCACCAGTTCCAGCAAAATCGCGCAAATAACCAATGTTATTGACGGCATTGCCTTCCAGACCAACATCCTGGCGTTGAACGCTGCGGTGGAAGCGGCGCGGGCGGGCGAGCAGGGGCGCGGGTTTGCCGTGGTCGCCGGCGAGGTTCGTACGCTGGCGCAGCGTAGCGCTCAGGCGGCGAAAGAGATTAAGGCGCTGATTGATGACTCGGGAAATCGGGTCAATGCGGGTACGGCGCTGGTGCATGAAGCGGGCGAAACGATGGCGGAAATTGTTAGCGCCGTGACTCGCGTGACCGATATCATGGGCGAGATTGCCTCGGCCTCTGATGAACAGAGTCGGGGTATCGATCAGGTAGGCCAGGCGGTTGCCGAGATGGATCGCGTCACGCAGCAAAACGCCTCACTGGTGGAGGAGTCCGCTTCCGCCGCCGCCGCGCTCGAAGAGCAGGCTGCACGACTGAATCAGACCGTGGCGGTATTTAAAGTGTCGCGCCGGATGGCGGCGTAA
- a CDS encoding YtfJ family protein — protein sequence MTLQKLLALSCLLLPMIASAHKFETNQRVPPVGIADRGELILDNDKFSYKSWNSAQLPGKVRIVQHIAGRTSAKEKNATLIEAIKTANLPHDKYQTTTIVNTDDAIPGSGMFVRSSLESNKKLYPWSQFIVDSNGVARKAWQLDEESSAIAVLDKDGRVQWAKDGALTQEEVQQVIALLHKLLNK from the coding sequence ATGACCTTACAAAAACTGCTGGCGCTGTCGTGTCTGCTGCTGCCGATGATTGCTTCCGCTCATAAGTTTGAGACTAACCAGCGTGTACCGCCGGTGGGAATCGCCGATCGCGGCGAACTGATTCTCGATAACGATAAGTTTAGCTACAAAAGCTGGAATAGCGCGCAGTTGCCGGGGAAAGTGCGAATTGTGCAACACATTGCCGGGCGCACCTCCGCCAAAGAGAAAAATGCAACGCTGATCGAGGCAATCAAGACGGCCAACCTGCCGCATGACAAATACCAGACCACCACTATCGTCAACACGGATGACGCCATTCCCGGTTCCGGTATGTTTGTGCGTAGCAGTCTGGAGAGCAATAAGAAGCTCTACCCGTGGTCACAATTTATTGTCGACAGCAATGGCGTTGCGCGTAAGGCCTGGCAACTGGATGAAGAGAGCTCCGCTATTGCCGTACTCGACAAGGACGGACGCGTTCAGTGGGCAAAAGATGGGGCGTTAACGCAGGAAGAAGTGCAGCAGGTGATTGCCCTGCTGCACAAATTGCTCAATAAATAG